From a region of the Phragmites australis chromosome 21, lpPhrAust1.1, whole genome shotgun sequence genome:
- the LOC133903375 gene encoding pre-mRNA-processing protein 40C-like isoform X4 translates to MATPAPAASDVANSQADDPPQAEAAAVAEPEGTEAEAASAAESGGASSTSAVEAAAVADGAPPGDAVPSAPDPTSTSSSAAPPPPASPATLGPPRLQFAGSPAYMAPPAPAPPPAFSYNVLPRAPTPSQVGSGAAPHQPSSSPALMTPMPASALQPPALGQYVGNRPSFSYNVVSHANARLPTGQQFQLGTDTNHAGQVSRFVPPGSLQPPAPGQLARPSAAFPGIMAQNSPGSIQLPFPVPRPSNIPFGASPQQGNSDVNTSKSDAPSAPEVSPGIMQMPTGLQSNSPSTIASASGSPSVPIQIPTNPSVPPRPEVFGAAGSSIPGQPSAIFSNPPSLLGRPFVPSAAPLPQTTPSFATPDVIPQNSQPPFYPSYPSAHGMVPPQPLWGHHHPQQPTGFQQAPFQSYPAGPVGSHGRPMVGTSAVTAALPNVQPPGVSTGGGWKEQASTNPGSEQPARTSAEPPSTGHGGQVNDQLEEKRNTGVQDSDAWSAHKTEAGLVYYYNALTGESTYQRPPCYKGEPEKVAIQPVPVSWDKLAGTDWSIVTTSDGKKYYYDNKQKVSSWQLPREVAELLKDVESGSLKEGSNSLQDAGTIENTGVISIDTSTPAIQTGGRDSLPLRQTVAPASPSALDLIKKKLQDAGASSAPSPLATPSSAASDLNGSKPADAAPKGHQVSNNGDKSKDNNCDVNMSDSSSDSDDEEHGSSKEDCICQFKVMLKERGVAPFSKWEKELPKIVFDPRFKAIPSHSTRRAIFDHYVRTRAEEVRKEKRAAQKAAVEAYKQLLEEASEDINTKTDYQEFKRKWGADPRFEALDRKERDALFNEKVKAVQEKIQSTRKAVIADFKSMLRESKDITSTSRWTKHTDLLVTRSLYHLDVVGSHRPDVHIDELCTFYQ, encoded by the exons ATGgcgacgccggcgccggccgccTCCGACGTGGCTAATTCACAGGCCGACGACCCCCCTCAGGCTGAGGCAGCCGCCGTAGCGGAACCAGAAGGGACCGAGGCAGAGGCAGCCTCCGCGGCGGAATCGGGAGGTGCATCCAGTACATCTGCCGTCGAGGCGGCAGCAGTAGCGGACGGGGCGCCCCCCGGAGACGCTGTCCCGTCCGCTCCCGATCCCACCAGCACCTCTAGTTCTGCGGCACCGCCCCCGCCGGCTTCTCCTGCCACTCTAGGGCCGCCGCGGCTGCAGTTTGCAGGCTCCCCGGCCTACATGGCGCCCCCGGCGCCAGCTCCGCCGCCGGCCTTTTCTTATAACGTGCTGCCGAGGGCGCCAACCCCGTCGCAGGTGGGCAGCGGTGCAGCTCCGCACCAGCCATCCTCTTCTCCG GCTCTCATGACTCCAATGCCTGCATCAGCTCTTCAGCCACCAGCACTGGGGCAATATGTTGGGAACAGGCCTTCTTTCTCATATAATGTAGTCTCGCATGCTAATGCTAGATTGCCTACTGGTCAGCAGTTTCAACTTGGCACT GACACAAACCATGCTGGTCAAGTTTCTAGATTTGTTCCACCTGGTTCCTTGCAGCCTCCAGCCCCTGGGCAATTAGCTCGCCCAAGTGCAGCATTCCCAGGAATTATGGCACAAAATTCTCCTGGATCTATTCAGTTGCCATTTCCAGTACCCAGGCCATCCAATATTCCTTTTGGTGCAAGCCCACAACAG GGCAACTCGGATGTTAATACCTCAAAGTCGGATGCCCCAAGTGCACCAGAGGTTAGTCCCGGTATCATGCAGATGCCTACTGGCTTGCAATCAAATTCTCCTTCGACAATTGCAAGTGCTTCTGGAAGTCCTTCAGTCCCGATTCAGATTCCAACAAATCCATCAGTGCCACCTCGCCCTGAAGTGTTTGGGGCCGCTGGATCGTCTATACCTGGACAACCTTCTGCGATATTCTCTAATCCACCAAGCCTCCTTGGAAGGCCTTTTGTTCCATCTGCTGCTCCTTTGCCCCAAACGACACCATCATTTGCAACCCCGGATGTTATTCCACAGAATTCTCAACCGCCATTTTATCCGTCCTATCCTTCAGCACATGGTATGGTTCCTCCTCAACCTTTGTGGGGACATCATCATCCGCAACAACCTACTGGTTTTCAGCAGGCCCCTTTCCAGTCATATCCAGCTGGTCCTGTAGGGTCTCATGGCAGGCCAATGGTCGGGACTTCTGCTGTGACTGCTGCCTTGCCCAATGTCCAACCACCTGGTGTCTCAACTGGTGGGGGTTGGAAGGAACAAGCATCAACTAATCCAGGATCTGAGCAGCCCGCTCGTACTTCAGCTGAGCCACCTTCTACAG GACATGGAGGTCAAGTCAATGATCAGCtggaggaaaaaagaaataCTGGAGTTCAGGATTCAGATGCATGGTCTGCACACAAAACAGAAGCCGGTCTTGTATATTATTACAATGCCTTGACAGGAGAATCGACTTATCAGAGACCGCCATGTTATAAGGGGGAG CCCGAGAAGGTTGCAATCCAACCAGTTCCAGTTTCTTG GGACAAATTGGCTGGTACTGACTGGAGTATAGTTACTACAAGCGATGGAAAGAAATATTACTATGATAATAAGCAAAAG GTTAGCAGCTGGCAACTTCCACGAGAGGTGGCTGAGCTCCTCAAGGACGTGGAGTCTGGTTCCTTAAAAGAAGGTTCAAATTCACTGCAGGATGCTGGTACTATAGAGAATACGGGAGTAATAAGCATTGATACAAGTACTCCTGCCATACAGACAGGTGGCCGTGATTCGTTGCCACTTCGGCAAACAGTTGCCCCTGCATCGCCTTCTGCATTGGATTTAATAAAGAAGAAATTGCAGGATGCTGGTGCTTCCAGTGCGCCTTCACCTCTCGCCACTCCTTCATCTGCTGCTTCTGATTTGAATGGATCTAAACCAGCTGATGCTGCACCTAAGGGACATCAAGTCTCAAATAATGGTGACAAATCAAAAGATAATAATTGCGATGTGAATATGTCCGATTCCTCTTCAGACTCAGATGATGAGGAACATGGCTCAAGTAAAGAGGATTGCATTTGTCAGTTTAAG GTGATGCTAAAGGAACGAGGAGTTGCACCATTTTCGAAGTGGGAGAAGGAACTTCCAAAAATAGTGTTTGATCCACGCTTCAAG GCTATTCCAAGTCACTCGACGAGACGCGCTATATTTGACCACTATGTTCGCACACGTGCTGAAGAGGTGCGGAAAGAGAAAAGAGCTGCCCAGAAGGCTGCAGTAGAGGCCTACAAACAATTACTAGAAGAAGCATCGGAG GACATAAACACAAAAACAGACTACCAGGAATTCAAACGAAAATGGGGTGCTGACCCTAGGTTTGAAGCCTTGGATCGAAAGGAAAGGGATGCTCTTTTCAATGAGAA GGTGAAGGCTGTTCAAGAAAAAATTCAATCAACTCGGAAGGCTGTCATTGCTGATTTCAAATCAATGCTTCGAGAAAGTAAAGATATAACCTCAACTAGCCGATGGACCAAA CATACTGATCTATTGGTGACTAGATCCTTATATCATCTGGATGTGGTTGGGTCTCATCGTCCTGATGTTCACATTGACGAGTTGTGCACTTTCTATCAGTAA